From Coffea arabica cultivar ET-39 chromosome 2e, Coffea Arabica ET-39 HiFi, whole genome shotgun sequence, the proteins below share one genomic window:
- the LOC113730048 gene encoding kinesin-like protein KIN-10C isoform X1, with amino-acid sequence MTSSTPGPDQNLKVKMGVNPSRRPVRVIGRIRGFTCQESESFSHDSPKPWITVSKPEHHGASSETTLTLSFLDQFNNSQKEASYKLDYCYEQDEDTGTLFAREIEPLTSDVLNGGHASIIAYGARGSGKTYTIQGAENKPGIAVMTMTELLSKAEETGKSVSISIFEVQQEHAYDLLDPKHSEVQVLEDCRGKINLKGLSKVPVKSILEFQNIYFSMSNISKSAHKIPHEHTRRSHKCLIIHVLAMNDNSTPKLVGKMNFVDLAGYEDSRRISRDGSALLDRTNKSLHTLLNVVYALNANEMHVPYRESKLTHIFKESLRGTGHVVLLTCLNPHVCQDTLRTLSLASRSCQSTNHVLTESLNNAKSSARFKMLSSQNSMKPFCTPSARQPAVSSLHLSAKGTSCVSKGRKLFEEGKNITSNQTRLPQDDCSDKKLEFVPEIAAAVSPSMLKKASQDESTLDNPLALVPEGVVSQEKSIPESVAVSPSKLKKALQVESILDNPSAFVPDGLVFQEKSNPEFSLDPELKENDISAHKRSKNLELIPAVVCEKSPLQDGSVIRKETLNEHGSPPLSERLRQLSNSLKSFCSSTPLHVKMLDNGDAQHNVIEPKTPIFEYGARVTERSEITKYSSPWELLSKRSSGMKDSLVQEYLRFLNSASKEELKGLRGIGEKRATYILQLREESPEPFKSLDDLQDIGLSAKQVKGMMKKMAGDLFS; translated from the exons ATGACTTCATCAACGCCTGGCCCAGATCAgaatttaaaagttaaaatGGGAGTAAACCCATCTCGTAGACCAGTGAGAGTAATTGGGAGAATCAGGGGCTTCACTTGCCAAGAATCTGAATCTTTCAGTCATGATTCTCCGAAGCCTTGGATCACTGTCTCCAAACCCGAACACCACGGGGCTTCATCTGAAACCACGCTCACGCTCTCTTTTTTGGACCAATTCAATAATAG TCAAAAAGAAGCATCGTATAAACTGGACTACTGTTATGAACAAGATGAGGATACAGGTACACTTTTTGCCAGAGAGATAGAGCCTTTGACTTCGGATGTCCTCAATGGTGGACATGCATCAATTATAGCTTATGGGGCTAGAGGAAGTGGAAAAACTTACACGATTCAG GGTGCTGAAAACAAACCAGGAATAGCTGTAATGACGATGACTGAATTGCTCTCAAAAGCTGAGGAGACTGGAAAGTCAGTTTCAATATCTATTTTTGAGGTTCAGCAGGAGCATGCTTATGATCTTCTGGATCCCAAGCATTCTGAAGTACAAGTACTTGAAGATTGCCGAGGGAAAATAAATCTTAAGGGGCTATCTAAA GTTCCTGTGAAATCCATTTTAGAGTTTCAGAATATATACTTTAGTATGTCGAACATCAGCAAATCAGCACACAAGATACCACATGAGCATACAAGAAGGAGCCATAAATGTTTAATAATACATGTATTAGCAATGAATGATAACTCAACACCCAAGCTTGTGGGAAAGATGAATTTTGTTGATTTAGCAG GATATGAGGATTCCAGAAGAATTAGTAGAGATGGAAGTGCACTTCTTGACAGAACTAACAAGTCCCTTCACACCTTACTGAATGTTGTTTATGCACTTAATGCCAATGAGATGCATGTGCCATACCGTGAGAGCAAACTTACTCACATTTTTAAGGAGTCACTCAGGGGCACAGGTCATGTAGTGCTGCTCACTTGTTTG AACCCACATGTTTGCCAAGACACTCTTCGCACATTGAGTTTAGCTTCCAGGTCATGTCAAAGTACAAATCATGTACTGACTGAGTCTCTCAATAATGCTAAAAGCTCAGCTAGATTCAAGATGCTTTCATCACAAAATAGCATGAAGCCTTTTTGTACTCCTTCCGCTAGACAACCAGCAGTCTCAAGTTTGCATTTATCTGCAAAGGGTACCAGTTGCGTGTCAAAGGGAAG GAAACTTTTTGAAGAGGGGAAGAATATCACTTCTAATCAG ACAAGGCTCCCACAAGATGATTGTTCAGACAAGAAACTCGAATTTGTACCTGAAATAGCTGCAGCTGTGTCACCCTCCATGCTGAAGAAG GCTTCGCAGGATGAGTCCACTTTGGATAATCCTTTGGCCTTAGTACCTGAAGGAGTT GTTTCTCAGGAAAAGTCAATTCCAGAGTCTGTAGCTGTGTCACCCTCCAAGCTGAAGAAG GCTTTGCAGGTTGAGTCGATTTTAGATAATCCTTCAGCCTTTGTACCTGACGGACTT GTCTTTCAAGAAAAGTCAAATCCAGAATTTAGTTTGGATCCGGAACTGAAGGAAAAT GACATTTCTGCACacaaaagaagcaaaaatttgGAACTCATTCCTGCTGTAGTTTGTGAGAAATCTCCTCTGCAAGATG GTAGTGTCATACGAAAGGAGACATTGAATGAGCATGGATCACCTCCACTTAGTGAGAGATTAAGACAACTATCAAACAGCTTGAAATCATTCTGTTCTTCAACTCCATTACATGTAAAGATGCTAGATAATGGTGATGCACAACATAATGTTATTGAGCCAAAGACCCCAATATTTGAATATGGTGCACGAGTTACTGAAAGATCGGAGATCACAAAATATAGTAGTCCTTGGGAACTGCTCAGTAAGCGCAGTTCTGGAATGAAG GATTCCCTTGTTCAGGAATACCTTAGGTTCTTAAACTCTGCTAGCAA AGAAGAGCTGAAAGGATTAAGG GGTATTGGGGAAAAAAGAGCTACCTACATTCTTCAACTTCGTGAAGAATCTCCAGAACCTTTCAAGAGT CTTGATGATTTGCAAGACATTGGTCTTTCGGCTAAGCAA GTCAAAggaatgatgaagaagatggcTGGAGATCTCTTTAGTTGA
- the LOC113730048 gene encoding kinesin-like protein KIN-10C isoform X2 — translation MTSSTPGPDQNLKVKMGVNPSRRPVRVIGRIRGFTCQESESFSHDSPKPWITVSKPEHHGASSETTLTLSFLDQFNNSQKEASYKLDYCYEQDEDTGTLFAREIEPLTSDVLNGGHASIIAYGARGSGKTYTIQGAENKPGIAVMTMTELLSKAEETGKSVSISIFEVQQEHAYDLLDPKHSEVQVLEDCRGKINLKGLSKVPVKSILEFQNIYFSMSNISKSAHKIPHEHTRRSHKCLIIHVLAMNDNSTPKLVGKMNFVDLAGYEDSRRISRDGSALLDRTNKSLHTLLNVVYALNANEMHVPYRESKLTHIFKESLRGTGHVVLLTCLNPHVCQDTLRTLSLASRSCQSTNHVLTESLNNAKSSARFKMLSSQNSMKPFCTPSARQPAVSSLHLSAKGTSCVSKGRKLFEEGKNITSNQTRLPQDDCSDKKLEFVPEIAAAVSPSMLKKVSQEKSIPESVAVSPSKLKKALQVESILDNPSAFVPDGLVFQEKSNPEFSLDPELKENDISAHKRSKNLELIPAVVCEKSPLQDGSVIRKETLNEHGSPPLSERLRQLSNSLKSFCSSTPLHVKMLDNGDAQHNVIEPKTPIFEYGARVTERSEITKYSSPWELLSKRSSGMKDSLVQEYLRFLNSASKEELKGLRGIGEKRATYILQLREESPEPFKSLDDLQDIGLSAKQVKGMMKKMAGDLFS, via the exons ATGACTTCATCAACGCCTGGCCCAGATCAgaatttaaaagttaaaatGGGAGTAAACCCATCTCGTAGACCAGTGAGAGTAATTGGGAGAATCAGGGGCTTCACTTGCCAAGAATCTGAATCTTTCAGTCATGATTCTCCGAAGCCTTGGATCACTGTCTCCAAACCCGAACACCACGGGGCTTCATCTGAAACCACGCTCACGCTCTCTTTTTTGGACCAATTCAATAATAG TCAAAAAGAAGCATCGTATAAACTGGACTACTGTTATGAACAAGATGAGGATACAGGTACACTTTTTGCCAGAGAGATAGAGCCTTTGACTTCGGATGTCCTCAATGGTGGACATGCATCAATTATAGCTTATGGGGCTAGAGGAAGTGGAAAAACTTACACGATTCAG GGTGCTGAAAACAAACCAGGAATAGCTGTAATGACGATGACTGAATTGCTCTCAAAAGCTGAGGAGACTGGAAAGTCAGTTTCAATATCTATTTTTGAGGTTCAGCAGGAGCATGCTTATGATCTTCTGGATCCCAAGCATTCTGAAGTACAAGTACTTGAAGATTGCCGAGGGAAAATAAATCTTAAGGGGCTATCTAAA GTTCCTGTGAAATCCATTTTAGAGTTTCAGAATATATACTTTAGTATGTCGAACATCAGCAAATCAGCACACAAGATACCACATGAGCATACAAGAAGGAGCCATAAATGTTTAATAATACATGTATTAGCAATGAATGATAACTCAACACCCAAGCTTGTGGGAAAGATGAATTTTGTTGATTTAGCAG GATATGAGGATTCCAGAAGAATTAGTAGAGATGGAAGTGCACTTCTTGACAGAACTAACAAGTCCCTTCACACCTTACTGAATGTTGTTTATGCACTTAATGCCAATGAGATGCATGTGCCATACCGTGAGAGCAAACTTACTCACATTTTTAAGGAGTCACTCAGGGGCACAGGTCATGTAGTGCTGCTCACTTGTTTG AACCCACATGTTTGCCAAGACACTCTTCGCACATTGAGTTTAGCTTCCAGGTCATGTCAAAGTACAAATCATGTACTGACTGAGTCTCTCAATAATGCTAAAAGCTCAGCTAGATTCAAGATGCTTTCATCACAAAATAGCATGAAGCCTTTTTGTACTCCTTCCGCTAGACAACCAGCAGTCTCAAGTTTGCATTTATCTGCAAAGGGTACCAGTTGCGTGTCAAAGGGAAG GAAACTTTTTGAAGAGGGGAAGAATATCACTTCTAATCAG ACAAGGCTCCCACAAGATGATTGTTCAGACAAGAAACTCGAATTTGTACCTGAAATAGCTGCAGCTGTGTCACCCTCCATGCTGAAGAAG GTTTCTCAGGAAAAGTCAATTCCAGAGTCTGTAGCTGTGTCACCCTCCAAGCTGAAGAAG GCTTTGCAGGTTGAGTCGATTTTAGATAATCCTTCAGCCTTTGTACCTGACGGACTT GTCTTTCAAGAAAAGTCAAATCCAGAATTTAGTTTGGATCCGGAACTGAAGGAAAAT GACATTTCTGCACacaaaagaagcaaaaatttgGAACTCATTCCTGCTGTAGTTTGTGAGAAATCTCCTCTGCAAGATG GTAGTGTCATACGAAAGGAGACATTGAATGAGCATGGATCACCTCCACTTAGTGAGAGATTAAGACAACTATCAAACAGCTTGAAATCATTCTGTTCTTCAACTCCATTACATGTAAAGATGCTAGATAATGGTGATGCACAACATAATGTTATTGAGCCAAAGACCCCAATATTTGAATATGGTGCACGAGTTACTGAAAGATCGGAGATCACAAAATATAGTAGTCCTTGGGAACTGCTCAGTAAGCGCAGTTCTGGAATGAAG GATTCCCTTGTTCAGGAATACCTTAGGTTCTTAAACTCTGCTAGCAA AGAAGAGCTGAAAGGATTAAGG GGTATTGGGGAAAAAAGAGCTACCTACATTCTTCAACTTCGTGAAGAATCTCCAGAACCTTTCAAGAGT CTTGATGATTTGCAAGACATTGGTCTTTCGGCTAAGCAA GTCAAAggaatgatgaagaagatggcTGGAGATCTCTTTAGTTGA